One window of the Streptomyces sp. TS71-3 genome contains the following:
- a CDS encoding inositol monophosphatase family protein: MSTKILWPVPAPVLPPGVHPALAAATEAAVSAFRTARERYDRAELAEKTQMGADGTPTMRLDILVDTAIAEVVDAHGINLLSEELGSIDNGSAVTLVTDPVDGTANAAAGVPLSAFAGVVAVDGVPVEALTCWLDTGRCWHTVAGQPTPYRTSGRRELDGAAVSLLRPQKHIADAWWRVAKRAARVRILSTSCLEAALVAEGSTDAFADAGSDTHRIVDLAAAMVTVTAAGGAVIDVHGRPLEIDNDLTRRWSGVVAATPQLAEELADAIRGSSEHTPTQEETA, from the coding sequence ATGAGCACCAAGATCCTGTGGCCGGTGCCCGCACCGGTGCTGCCCCCCGGCGTCCACCCGGCGCTGGCCGCGGCGACGGAGGCGGCCGTCTCCGCCTTCCGCACCGCGCGCGAACGCTACGACCGCGCCGAACTGGCCGAGAAGACCCAGATGGGGGCTGACGGCACGCCCACGATGCGGCTGGACATCCTCGTGGACACCGCCATCGCCGAGGTCGTCGACGCGCACGGCATCAACCTGCTCAGCGAGGAGCTGGGCAGCATCGACAACGGCTCCGCGGTCACGCTCGTCACCGACCCGGTCGACGGCACGGCGAACGCGGCGGCGGGGGTGCCGCTCTCCGCCTTCGCGGGCGTCGTCGCCGTGGACGGCGTCCCCGTCGAGGCGCTCACCTGCTGGCTGGACACCGGCCGCTGCTGGCACACGGTGGCGGGGCAGCCGACCCCGTACCGCACCAGCGGGCGCCGGGAGCTGGACGGCGCCGCGGTGAGCCTGCTGCGGCCGCAGAAGCACATCGCGGACGCGTGGTGGCGGGTGGCCAAGCGGGCGGCACGGGTGCGGATCCTGTCCACCAGCTGCCTTGAGGCGGCGCTGGTGGCCGAGGGTTCGACGGACGCGTTCGCCGACGCCGGCTCCGACACCCACCGGATCGTCGACCTCGCCGCCGCCATGGTGACCGTGACCGCGGCGGGCGGGGCCGTGATCGACGTGCACGGCCGCCCGCTGGAGATCGACAACGACCTCACCCGGCGCTGGTCGGGCGTGGTCGCGGCGACCCCGCAGCTCGCCGAGGAACTCGCGGACGCCATCCGCGGATCGTCCGAGCACACACCTACGCAGGAGGAGACCGCATGA
- a CDS encoding M20/M25/M40 family metallo-hydrolase — protein sequence MSDPQRATRRAVLSTAAAVAAGVPLAAGAAPAAAAAPPTADGTATPDRAPTAQRPDRELRGLLDEIDPDRIEATVRRLAAFGTRHTLSTQDDPDRGIGAARDWIHAEMSRYAAASGGRMTVELQSYVQEPASRIPTATRITNVVATLRGATAPDRIHVVSGHYDSRCTDVMDGTSDAPGADDDASGVAVVIELARIMSRRRPAATLVFAAVAGEEQGLYGATHLAESYRAAGADVQAMFTNDIVGSPRADDGTRDPHTVRLFAEGVPTSETPAQAQVRLSVGGENDSPTRQLARFVRDVADNDATGMNVRVVYRRDRYLRGGDHIPFLERAYPAARFTEPAEDFAHQHQDVRVENGKQYGDLPEFCDFGYIACVARVNGAALWSLAQAPGTPRGAKIVTSNLTNDTELVWEPGTEDDLAGYEVVWRETTAPEWTHVIDVGRVTSYTVDLSKDNVFFGIRAVGRGGHRSPVASPAPGS from the coding sequence ATGTCCGATCCCCAGCGCGCCACCCGAAGAGCCGTGCTGTCGACCGCCGCCGCGGTCGCGGCCGGGGTGCCCCTCGCCGCGGGTGCCGCGCCCGCCGCCGCTGCCGCGCCGCCCACCGCGGACGGGACCGCCACCCCGGACCGGGCCCCCACCGCGCAGCGCCCCGACCGGGAACTGCGCGGCCTGCTCGACGAGATCGACCCGGACAGGATCGAGGCCACCGTCCGGCGCCTCGCCGCCTTCGGCACCCGCCACACCCTCTCCACCCAGGACGACCCGGACCGCGGCATCGGCGCCGCGCGCGACTGGATCCACGCGGAGATGAGCCGGTACGCGGCGGCCTCCGGCGGCCGGATGACCGTCGAGCTCCAGTCGTACGTGCAGGAGCCCGCCTCCCGCATCCCCACCGCGACCCGCATCACCAACGTCGTCGCCACCCTGCGCGGCGCCACCGCCCCCGACCGGATCCACGTGGTCTCCGGCCACTACGACTCCCGGTGCACGGACGTCATGGACGGCACCAGCGACGCGCCCGGCGCCGACGACGACGCCTCCGGGGTCGCGGTCGTCATCGAACTCGCCCGGATCATGTCCCGCCGGCGCCCCGCCGCCACCCTCGTCTTCGCCGCCGTCGCGGGCGAGGAGCAGGGCCTGTACGGCGCCACGCACCTGGCCGAGTCGTACCGGGCCGCGGGTGCGGACGTCCAGGCGATGTTCACCAACGACATCGTCGGCAGCCCGCGCGCCGACGACGGCACCCGCGACCCGCACACGGTGCGGCTGTTCGCGGAGGGCGTGCCCACCTCGGAGACACCGGCGCAGGCTCAGGTCCGGCTCTCGGTGGGCGGCGAGAACGACTCGCCCACGCGCCAGCTCGCCCGGTTCGTCCGCGACGTCGCGGACAACGACGCCACCGGCATGAACGTCCGCGTGGTCTACCGCCGGGACCGCTACCTGCGCGGCGGGGACCACATCCCGTTCCTCGAACGCGCCTACCCCGCGGCCCGCTTCACCGAGCCCGCGGAGGACTTCGCCCACCAGCACCAGGACGTACGCGTCGAGAACGGCAAGCAGTACGGGGACCTGCCCGAGTTCTGCGACTTCGGCTACATCGCGTGCGTGGCACGGGTCAACGGCGCGGCGTTGTGGAGCCTCGCGCAGGCGCCCGGCACCCCGCGCGGCGCGAAGATCGTCACCAGCAACCTGACCAACGACACCGAACTGGTCTGGGAGCCGGGCACGGAGGACGACCTCGCCGGGTACGAGGTCGTGTGGCGCGAGACGACGGCGCCGGAGTGGACCCATGTCATCGACGTCGGCCGGGTGACCTCGTACACGGTGGACCTCTCCAAGGACAACGTGTTCTTCGGCATCCGCGCCGTGGGCCGCGGCGGGCACCGCAGCCCCGTGGCCTCCCCGGCCCCCGGCAGCTGA
- a CDS encoding alpha/beta hydrolase: MRIDVTFPSAGLKIAGHLYTPDGAGPHPAAGAGPYPAVVVGHPGSGVKEQAAGLYARRLAGEGFLTLAFDAAYQGESAGEPRGLEDPAQRVEDLKAAVSFLTTREDVDPDRIGALGICASGGYVLAAAATDPRIRAVGTVSAADIARQFRLGADGAQAPAVFRGMLQAAGAARTAEARGEGVRTFPLFPGTEEEARQGGSHVLEGWEYYRTPRAGHPRSAKELTWTSVDRIAGFDAFRSLDLLAPRPVRMIVGREAETSWMSVEAFQKVPGPKDLHWIEGATHVDLYDKEEYVTPAVAKLAGFFRAHLAEAA; the protein is encoded by the coding sequence ATGCGGATCGATGTCACCTTCCCCAGCGCCGGCCTGAAGATCGCCGGCCATCTGTACACCCCGGACGGCGCCGGGCCGCACCCGGCGGCCGGCGCGGGGCCGTATCCGGCGGTCGTCGTCGGCCACCCCGGAAGCGGCGTGAAGGAGCAGGCCGCCGGGCTCTACGCGCGGCGGCTGGCCGGGGAGGGGTTCCTCACCCTGGCGTTCGACGCCGCCTACCAGGGGGAGAGCGCGGGCGAGCCGCGCGGCCTGGAGGACCCGGCCCAGCGGGTCGAGGACCTGAAGGCCGCCGTCTCCTTCCTCACCACCCGTGAGGACGTCGACCCGGACCGGATCGGCGCGCTGGGCATCTGCGCCTCCGGCGGGTACGTCCTGGCCGCCGCCGCGACCGACCCCCGCATCAGGGCCGTGGGCACCGTCAGCGCCGCCGACATCGCCCGGCAGTTCCGCCTCGGCGCCGACGGCGCGCAGGCCCCCGCCGTCTTCCGGGGCATGCTCCAGGCGGCCGGCGCGGCGCGCACCGCCGAGGCCCGCGGCGAGGGCGTCCGGACCTTCCCGCTCTTCCCCGGCACCGAGGAGGAGGCACGCCAGGGTGGATCCCATGTCCTCGAAGGCTGGGAGTACTACCGCACCCCTCGTGCCGGGCACCCCCGCTCGGCCAAGGAGCTGACCTGGACCAGCGTCGACCGTATCGCCGGCTTCGACGCCTTCCGCTCCCTCGACCTGCTCGCGCCGCGCCCCGTGCGGATGATCGTCGGACGCGAGGCCGAGACCTCGTGGATGAGCGTGGAGGCGTTCCAGAAGGTGCCCGGCCCGAAGGACCTGCACTGGATCGAGGGCGCGACGCACGTCGACCTCTACGACAAGGAGGAGTACGTCACACCCGCGGTCGCCAAGCTGGCCGGTTTCTTCCGGGCCCACCTGGCCGAGGCCGCGTAG
- a CDS encoding alpha-D-ribose 1-methylphosphonate 5-triphosphate diphosphatase — translation MSTPLAEPSQRAWGLGTPPDDYVLGHVRAVLDDRVVDDALIAVRSGLITAVEPHPAGVEADVDGQGLLCLPGLVDVHSDGLEREKLPRPGAELPVEFALLSFEGKLRAAGVTTVFHGAAFEQSHGRGVERDVETAEQICAVVEGRTDGLVDHRILHRLDVRSPEGLAALRRRIEAVDGTALVSHEDHTPGQGQYADRGYYERYLVGTRGMSPEEARLHVDQLIVDRDGRLDVREEAFGWLGVQAGAGRLRLMGHDPSSAGEIEALRARGGQVAEFPTTLAAAEAAREHGMPTVMGAPNVLRGNSHNGNASGRELVSRGLVTALASDYLPSGLLAAALLLAEEGLATLPAAIGLVTRGAADVAGLADRGRLAPGQRADLVLASPGRPWPVVAAVLRARSVISETSESESA, via the coding sequence CGGAACCCCGCCGGACGACTACGTGCTCGGGCACGTGCGCGCGGTGCTCGACGACCGGGTGGTGGACGACGCGCTGATCGCCGTCAGGAGCGGCCTGATCACCGCGGTGGAGCCGCACCCGGCCGGTGTCGAGGCGGACGTGGACGGGCAGGGGCTGCTCTGCCTGCCGGGCCTGGTGGACGTGCACAGCGACGGCCTGGAGCGGGAGAAGCTGCCGCGCCCGGGCGCCGAACTGCCCGTCGAGTTCGCCCTCCTGTCCTTCGAGGGCAAGCTGCGCGCGGCCGGCGTGACGACGGTGTTCCACGGCGCGGCCTTCGAGCAGAGCCACGGCCGCGGGGTCGAGCGCGACGTGGAGACCGCCGAGCAGATCTGCGCGGTCGTCGAGGGCCGCACCGACGGCCTGGTGGACCACCGGATCCTGCACCGCCTCGACGTGCGCTCCCCGGAGGGCCTCGCCGCCCTGCGCCGCAGGATCGAGGCGGTGGACGGCACCGCTCTGGTGTCGCACGAGGACCACACCCCCGGTCAGGGCCAGTACGCCGACCGCGGCTACTACGAGCGGTACCTGGTGGGGACCCGGGGCATGTCGCCCGAGGAGGCCCGCCTGCACGTCGACCAGCTCATCGTGGACCGCGACGGGCGGCTGGACGTGCGCGAGGAGGCGTTCGGCTGGCTCGGCGTCCAGGCCGGGGCCGGCCGCCTGCGGCTGATGGGTCACGACCCCAGCTCGGCCGGGGAGATCGAGGCCCTGCGGGCGCGCGGCGGCCAGGTGGCCGAGTTCCCCACCACCCTGGCCGCCGCCGAGGCCGCGCGGGAGCACGGCATGCCCACCGTGATGGGCGCCCCGAACGTCCTGCGCGGCAACTCCCACAACGGCAACGCCTCCGGCCGCGAGCTGGTCTCCCGGGGCCTGGTCACCGCGCTGGCCTCGGACTACCTGCCGTCGGGGCTGCTGGCGGCGGCCCTGCTGCTCGCCGAGGAGGGGTTGGCCACCCTGCCGGCCGCGATCGGCCTGGTGACCAGGGGCGCGGCGGACGTGGCCGGGCTGGCGGACCGCGGCCGGCTCGCCCCGGGGCAGCGGGCCGACCTGGTCCTCGCGAGCCCCGGCCGCCCCTGGCCCGTCGTCGCCGCGGTACTGCGGGCCCGTTCCGTGATTTCCGAGACCTCCGAGAGTGAGAGCGCATGA
- a CDS encoding SAM-dependent methyltransferase yields the protein MSSSPAARDIDTSRPHSARMYDYYLGGKDNFDVDREAAEKVVETWPSIITTARQIRAFMRRSTRVLVGEHGIRQWLDIGTGIPTEPNLHQVAQGIAPEVRVVYADHDPLILKYAQTLMRSTKEGRTAYIQADVTDPDAILKAPQLSQVLDLSEPVALALNGLLHFIPDSQKPYEIVNHLMDALPSGSSLSISHVTPDFDPESWEKIVRIYNDSGTAGRARHKDEVARFFDGLDLIAPGIEVAHRWHPEVEDAEEGEDGETPTDAEVSVWAGVGIKR from the coding sequence ATGAGCAGCTCCCCCGCAGCGCGGGACATCGACACCAGCAGGCCGCACTCGGCCCGCATGTACGACTACTACCTGGGCGGCAAGGACAACTTCGACGTCGACAGGGAAGCGGCCGAGAAGGTCGTGGAGACCTGGCCGTCGATCATCACGACCGCCCGGCAGATCCGGGCCTTCATGCGCCGCTCCACCCGGGTCCTCGTCGGGGAGCACGGTATCCGGCAGTGGCTCGACATCGGCACCGGCATCCCGACCGAGCCCAACCTGCACCAGGTCGCCCAGGGCATCGCCCCGGAGGTCCGGGTGGTCTACGCCGATCACGACCCGCTGATCCTGAAGTACGCGCAGACCCTGATGCGCAGCACCAAGGAGGGCCGCACCGCCTACATACAGGCGGACGTCACCGACCCCGACGCGATCCTGAAGGCCCCGCAGCTGTCCCAGGTCCTCGACCTGTCCGAGCCCGTCGCGCTGGCCCTCAACGGCCTGCTGCACTTCATCCCCGACAGCCAGAAGCCGTACGAGATCGTGAACCACCTGATGGACGCCCTCCCCTCGGGCAGTTCCCTGTCCATCTCCCACGTCACCCCCGACTTCGACCCGGAGAGCTGGGAGAAGATCGTCAGGATCTACAACGACAGCGGGACGGCCGGCCGGGCCCGTCACAAGGACGAGGTCGCGCGGTTCTTCGACGGCCTCGACCTCATCGCGCCCGGCATCGAGGTGGCCCACCGCTGGCACCCGGAGGTCGAGGACGCCGAGGAGGGCGAGGACGGCGAGACCCCCACGGACGCCGAGGTCAGCGTCTGGGCCGGGGTCGGCATCAAGCGGTGA
- a CDS encoding beta-propeller fold lactonase family protein, which produces MPKIISRVRTTMAAAVCAAVVATPAVAHEASPAGPGPAPGGPGAGGAAFVQTDDTGGNQIVAYRRAEDGSLRQRAVYGTGGRGGILGGSVVDHLASQGSLTHDPGHHLLFAVNAGSDTVTVFSVDGDRLRRRQVISSGGTFPVSVAVHGDQVFVLNARKGGSVQGYRLSGNRLASVASWHRELHLDTGAAPEFTHTPAQVAFTPDGRRLVVTTKVGGSSIEVFPLARSGEPSARPVVSTRPGSGPFGLTFDREARLVVADTVFNTVPTFRLDRRGRAVLVDEAATGQQATCWIVRVGNRFYVSNAGSNTLSGFQQTADARLRPLGNTPTGTGPVDSAVSPDGRFLYVQTGGEGSVDVFRVGGDGTLHKVETQPVPDAVGGEGIVVL; this is translated from the coding sequence ATGCCGAAGATCATCAGTAGAGTCCGGACCACCATGGCCGCCGCCGTGTGCGCGGCCGTGGTCGCCACCCCCGCCGTCGCTCATGAGGCCTCCCCGGCCGGGCCCGGACCCGCCCCCGGCGGGCCCGGCGCGGGCGGAGCCGCGTTCGTGCAGACGGACGACACCGGCGGCAACCAGATCGTGGCGTACCGGCGTGCCGAGGACGGTTCGCTGCGGCAGCGCGCGGTGTACGGCACCGGGGGGAGGGGCGGGATCCTCGGCGGGTCGGTCGTGGACCACCTCGCCTCGCAGGGCTCCCTCACCCATGACCCCGGTCACCATCTGCTCTTCGCGGTCAACGCGGGCAGCGACACGGTCACCGTCTTCTCCGTCGACGGCGACCGGCTGCGGCGCCGTCAGGTCATCTCCTCCGGCGGCACGTTCCCGGTCAGCGTCGCGGTCCACGGCGACCAGGTCTTCGTGCTCAACGCCCGCAAGGGCGGCTCCGTCCAGGGCTACCGCCTCAGCGGGAACCGGCTGGCGAGCGTCGCGTCGTGGCATCGCGAGCTGCACCTGGACACCGGCGCGGCCCCGGAGTTCACGCACACTCCCGCGCAGGTGGCCTTCACGCCCGACGGAAGGCGCCTGGTGGTCACCACGAAGGTGGGCGGGAGCAGCATCGAGGTCTTTCCGCTCGCGCGGTCCGGGGAGCCTTCCGCCCGCCCCGTGGTCAGCACCAGACCGGGTTCGGGGCCCTTCGGCCTCACGTTCGACCGCGAGGCGCGCCTGGTGGTCGCCGACACCGTGTTCAACACGGTGCCCACCTTCCGGCTGGACCGCCGGGGCCGGGCCGTCCTGGTCGACGAGGCCGCGACCGGCCAGCAGGCGACCTGCTGGATCGTGCGCGTCGGCAACCGCTTCTACGTGTCGAACGCGGGCAGCAACACCCTCTCCGGGTTCCAGCAGACGGCGGACGCGCGGCTCCGGCCGCTGGGCAACACCCCCACCGGGACGGGACCCGTCGACTCCGCCGTGTCGCCCGACGGCCGCTTCCTCTACGTGCAGACCGGCGGCGAGGGATCCGTGGACGTCTTCCGCGTGGGCGGCGACGGCACGCTCCACAAGGTCGAGACCCAGCCCGTCCCCGACGCCGTCGGCGGCGAGGGCATCGTCGTCCTCTGA
- a CDS encoding HD domain-containing protein, translating to MTPLTGPQLTELIDSLAGLPYGGEAVDQRTHALQAAWFAADAGSDDELVVAAALHDIGRAKSVRAEYPNMPHELAGAAFARDRVGERVAWIIAQHVPAKRYLVATDAVYHDLLSPVSVASLKRQGGPMDEREVAEFGAHPMAEDAVKLRRWDDAAKDPDGSVLPIAELVAAHERVVARAAAGGDAG from the coding sequence ATGACCCCGCTGACCGGTCCGCAGCTCACCGAACTGATCGACTCGCTCGCCGGCCTGCCCTACGGCGGAGAGGCGGTCGACCAGCGCACGCACGCGTTGCAGGCCGCGTGGTTCGCGGCCGACGCCGGCTCCGACGACGAACTCGTGGTGGCCGCGGCGCTGCACGACATCGGCAGGGCCAAGTCGGTCCGGGCGGAGTACCCGAACATGCCCCACGAGCTGGCCGGCGCCGCGTTCGCCAGGGACCGCGTCGGCGAGCGGGTGGCGTGGATCATCGCGCAGCACGTCCCGGCCAAGCGGTACCTGGTGGCCACGGACGCCGTCTACCACGACCTGCTCAGTCCCGTTTCGGTCGCGTCGCTGAAGCGGCAGGGCGGCCCGATGGACGAGCGGGAGGTGGCCGAGTTCGGCGCCCACCCGATGGCCGAGGACGCGGTGAAGCTGCGGCGGTGGGACGACGCGGCGAAGGACCCTGACGGGTCCGTGTTGCCGATTGCGGAGTTGGTGGCGGCACACGAGCGGGTCGTCGCCCGTGCGGCGGCGGGGGGCGACGCGGGCTGA
- a CDS encoding GH92 family glycosyl hydrolase: MLRARAARGLAALAVAAFAATACAPENGTDPAASARAGNLTDLVDPFIGTQNAGNAFPGAAVPFGMVQLSPDTGHNTGYDWNGKSIRGFSAVHLSGVGCALGGDLPVLPTTGDITSTDNADYAAGFSHDDESASPGAYKVKMGDYGGITAELTATQHTGRQRYTFPATGKANVMLDSGQALHSVDSSSIRVLDDRTVEATVTGHGFCARGSNPYTVHTVTRFDRPFASHGTWSGSTVTGGSDSSGGAGKRGAYVRFDTSKGDRDVEATTAISYVDAAGAERNLRAEGGGSFDHARDAARAAWEKRLEQVRVSGGGQERQRVLYSSLYRALLHPNIGQDVDGRYTGYDGRVHRATDHTYYQNYSLWDTYRTQAQLLALLAPRESRDMALSLLDVNAEGGWLPKWGYGPVETNIMTGDPVTPFLTNAYRQGLLKGHEEEAYQALRKHADGVPPAGSQFAGRSGNEQYTKDGYVPFVPGRTKLKGGDSDLEHGASATLEYALADGALSEMAERLGHHDDAARYAKRSRNYRGIFDASTGFFRPRGADGAFTGPADPARAEGFHEGTAWQYQWLVPQDVPGMMSLIGGRDATEKRLDSFFAYDRLVKDPDATARKVWVNGPYDYDNADKYNPQNEPDLIAPYTYLSVGAPWKTTDVVHAALGLFTGGPDGVTGNDDLGTMSSWMVLSSLGIFPVFPGTDTWGLSTPVFDRVDLTLDRAYYPRGGLTITAKGTSGTDRYTQSASLGGKDLSRTWISTDDLRTAGSLSFTVGPRPSGWGTGAGAAPPPSPAGCPAPGGGKGPGAGG, from the coding sequence GTGCTGCGAGCAAGAGCCGCCAGAGGTCTCGCCGCGCTGGCCGTGGCGGCGTTCGCCGCCACCGCCTGTGCCCCGGAGAACGGGACGGATCCGGCGGCGTCGGCGCGGGCGGGGAACCTCACCGACCTCGTCGACCCCTTCATCGGGACGCAGAACGCCGGCAACGCCTTCCCTGGGGCGGCCGTCCCCTTCGGCATGGTGCAGCTCTCGCCCGACACCGGCCACAACACCGGCTACGACTGGAACGGCAAGAGCATCCGGGGCTTCTCGGCCGTGCACCTGTCCGGCGTCGGCTGCGCCCTCGGGGGCGACCTGCCCGTGCTGCCGACCACGGGGGACATCACCAGCACCGACAACGCCGACTACGCCGCCGGCTTCAGCCACGACGACGAGTCCGCATCGCCTGGGGCATACAAGGTGAAAATGGGTGATTACGGTGGAATAACGGCGGAGCTCACCGCGACCCAGCACACCGGCCGCCAGCGCTACACCTTCCCGGCCACCGGCAAGGCCAACGTCATGCTCGACTCGGGGCAGGCCCTCCACTCGGTGGACAGCAGCTCCATACGCGTCCTCGACGACCGCACGGTGGAGGCCACCGTCACCGGCCACGGCTTCTGCGCACGGGGCAGCAACCCGTACACCGTCCACACCGTCACCCGCTTCGACCGCCCCTTCGCCTCGCACGGCACCTGGAGCGGTTCCACCGTGACAGGCGGCAGCGACTCCTCGGGGGGCGCCGGCAAGCGGGGGGCGTACGTGCGCTTCGACACCAGCAAGGGCGACCGCGACGTCGAGGCCACCACCGCGATCTCCTACGTGGACGCCGCCGGTGCCGAGCGGAACCTGCGGGCCGAGGGCGGCGGCAGCTTCGACCACGCCCGCGACGCCGCCCGCGCGGCCTGGGAGAAGCGTCTTGAGCAGGTGCGGGTCAGCGGGGGCGGCCAGGAGCGGCAGCGGGTGCTGTACTCCTCGCTCTACCGCGCGCTGCTCCACCCGAACATCGGCCAGGACGTGGACGGCCGCTACACCGGCTACGACGGCCGGGTCCACCGCGCCACGGACCACACCTACTACCAGAACTACTCGCTGTGGGACACCTACCGCACCCAGGCGCAACTGCTGGCGCTGCTGGCCCCGCGGGAGTCCCGTGACATGGCGCTGTCACTGCTGGACGTGAACGCCGAGGGCGGCTGGCTGCCCAAGTGGGGCTACGGACCCGTCGAGACCAACATCATGACGGGCGACCCGGTCACCCCCTTCCTCACCAACGCCTACCGGCAGGGCCTGCTGAAGGGGCACGAGGAGGAGGCGTACCAGGCCCTGAGGAAGCACGCCGACGGTGTGCCGCCCGCCGGCTCGCAGTTCGCGGGGCGGTCGGGCAACGAGCAGTACACCAAGGACGGTTACGTGCCGTTCGTGCCGGGCCGCACGAAGCTCAAGGGCGGCGACTCCGATCTCGAACACGGTGCGTCCGCCACCCTGGAGTACGCGCTCGCCGACGGTGCGCTCTCCGAGATGGCCGAGCGGCTCGGCCACCACGACGACGCCGCGCGCTACGCCAAGCGGTCGCGGAACTACCGCGGCATCTTCGACGCCTCCACCGGCTTCTTCCGGCCCCGGGGTGCCGACGGCGCGTTCACGGGACCGGCCGACCCGGCGCGGGCGGAGGGGTTCCACGAGGGCACGGCGTGGCAGTACCAGTGGCTGGTGCCGCAGGACGTGCCGGGCATGATGTCCCTGATCGGCGGCCGGGACGCCACCGAGAAGCGGCTCGACTCCTTCTTCGCGTACGACCGGCTGGTGAAGGATCCGGACGCCACGGCCCGCAAGGTCTGGGTGAACGGCCCGTACGACTACGACAACGCCGACAAGTACAACCCCCAGAACGAGCCCGACCTGATCGCGCCGTACACCTACCTGTCGGTGGGCGCGCCGTGGAAGACCACGGACGTCGTGCACGCGGCCCTCGGCCTGTTCACGGGCGGCCCGGACGGCGTCACGGGCAACGACGACCTGGGCACCATGTCGTCGTGGATGGTGCTCTCCTCGCTCGGCATCTTCCCGGTGTTCCCCGGAACGGACACCTGGGGCCTGTCCACGCCCGTCTTCGACCGCGTGGACCTGACGCTGGACCGCGCGTACTACCCGCGGGGCGGCCTCACCATCACCGCGAAGGGCACGAGCGGCACCGACCGCTACACCCAGTCGGCGTCGCTCGGCGGCAAGGACCTGTCCCGCACCTGGATCAGCACGGACGACCTGCGCACGGCCGGCTCGCTGTCGTTCACCGTGGGCCCGCGGCCGTCCGGCTGGGGCACCGGTGCGGGCGCCGCGCCGCCGCCCAGCCCGGCCGGCTGCCCGGCGCCCGGTGGCGGGAAGGGGCCGGGCGCCGGGGGCTGA
- a CDS encoding SDR family NAD(P)-dependent oxidoreductase has product MSLDGRTALVTGAGRGIGRAIAVRLASAGVRSVLVARTADDLAVTERSVREAGGSAVAVPADLSDPAAVAEVGRRAGREVGPVDILVNNAGTVRPLGSSTGMDVGVWAAAFDVNVFAAAALAFALVPGMVERGWGRVVNVSSGIVARPGSMAGANAYATTKAALEAHTLNLAEEVRGTGVTVNVYRPGSVDTAMQGWIRENGKGSLSAATHARFVDAYAARTLLTPEESAASLVARLDLPDTGQVWNVADRRGQGTSGA; this is encoded by the coding sequence ATGTCCCTGGACGGCAGGACGGCCCTGGTGACGGGCGCTGGTCGGGGTATCGGGCGGGCGATAGCCGTCCGGCTCGCGAGTGCGGGGGTCAGGTCCGTGCTCGTGGCGAGGACGGCGGACGACCTGGCCGTGACCGAGCGCTCGGTCCGCGAGGCGGGAGGGTCGGCTGTGGCCGTACCGGCCGACCTGTCCGATCCGGCAGCCGTGGCCGAGGTCGGCCGGCGCGCCGGCCGCGAGGTGGGACCCGTCGACATCCTCGTGAACAACGCGGGGACGGTGCGCCCGCTCGGCTCCAGCACGGGCATGGACGTCGGGGTCTGGGCCGCCGCCTTCGACGTCAACGTGTTCGCCGCGGCGGCCCTGGCCTTCGCTCTCGTCCCCGGGATGGTCGAGCGCGGCTGGGGGCGCGTCGTGAACGTGTCCAGCGGCATCGTCGCCAGGCCCGGGTCCATGGCGGGCGCCAACGCCTACGCCACGACCAAGGCGGCTCTGGAGGCGCACACCCTGAACCTCGCGGAGGAGGTGAGGGGCACGGGTGTGACCGTGAACGTGTACCGCCCCGGTTCCGTCGACACCGCCATGCAGGGGTGGATACGGGAGAACGGCAAAGGAAGCCTCAGCGCGGCCACCCACGCGCGCTTCGTGGACGCGTACGCGGCGCGCACCCTCCTCACACCGGAGGAATCGGCCGCATCCCTGGTGGCACGGCTGGATCTCCCCGACACCGGCCAGGTCTGGAACGTCGCGGACCGGCGCGGACAGGGGACGAGCGGGGCGTAG